A stretch of the Fusobacterium varium genome encodes the following:
- a CDS encoding putative adhesion protein FadA, producing the protein MKKILIGCMLVISTVSYSAIEAASTFEQLELTFQQLEAEEAAMYNQRKTEAEEAEKALISLRAKYQKILETEKYIIEVEQYRYYQEDYKELLKKCRTMKGELEAEIVAKEEIIDIYKAIM; encoded by the coding sequence ATGAAAAAAATTCTGATAGGATGTATGTTAGTAATATCAACTGTGTCATATTCTGCAATAGAAGCAGCATCAACATTTGAACAGCTTGAACTTACTTTTCAGCAGTTGGAAGCAGAAGAAGCAGCTATGTATAATCAAAGAAAAACTGAAGCAGAAGAAGCTGAAAAAGCATTGATATCATTAAGAGCAAAATACCAGAAAATTTTAGAAACAGAAAAATATATAATTGAAGTAGAGCAATATAGATATTATCAAGAGGATTATAAAGAACTTTTAAAGAAATGCAGGACTATGAAAGGGGAATTAGAAGCAGAAATTGTTGCTAAAGAAGAAATAATAGATATTTACAAAGCAATTATGTAG
- a CDS encoding putative DNA-binding protein, with protein MKEVDFIKELKEKRDLKNIKTAKEKVEVFWESIIDVLKKDGKLELKGWGKFEVKETNERIFNNPRTKKTGKIPAQKKIVFKQGKNLKENFNM; from the coding sequence ATGAAAGAAGTAGATTTTATAAAAGAATTGAAAGAAAAAAGGGATTTAAAAAATATAAAAACAGCAAAAGAGAAAGTAGAAGTTTTTTGGGAATCAATAATTGATGTTTTAAAAAAAGATGGGAAACTTGAACTTAAAGGCTGGGGAAAATTTGAAGTGAAAGAAACAAATGAAAGAATATTTAATAATCCAAGAACAAAAAAGACAGGGAAAATACCAGCACAAAAAAAGATAGTATTCAAGCAGGGAAAAAATCTAAAGGAAAATTTTAACATGTAA